In a single window of the Bacillus marinisedimentorum genome:
- a CDS encoding MDR family MFS transporter: protein MPKALWLLVAGMVINVTGASFLWPLNTIYIHEHLGKSLAVAGLVLMFNAGAGIIGNLFGGTLFDKIGGYRTIISGILLTATAITSMIFFHQNFYAYAILMAVLGFGAGMIFPAMYAMAGSVWPAGGRKAFNAVYVAQNLGVAIGAAGGGLVASYKFEYVFIANTVMYLAFLALAVFGFKGIQDGQVDHGASPTSILNHASSVKSKKRLQALILLSFGYLLAWMGYVQWQSTIAAYTQELNISLKQYSLLWTINGALIVLGQPLLKFAVDRRVKTIKAQILTGLAIFIAAFAVAGQAVEFTGFAAAMVILTIGEMFVWPAVPTAANELAPKGRQGFYQGIVNSTATGGRMLGPVLGGLVADMFGMQILFTLLIGFYAAAMAATIVYDRKLKEIEAAKPEPVVSGV from the coding sequence ATGCCAAAAGCACTGTGGCTGCTTGTTGCCGGCATGGTAATCAACGTAACGGGGGCTTCGTTCCTATGGCCGCTCAATACTATTTATATACATGAACATTTAGGGAAATCGTTGGCAGTTGCAGGGCTTGTGCTTATGTTTAATGCAGGTGCAGGAATTATCGGCAATCTTTTCGGCGGAACCCTGTTTGATAAAATTGGCGGATACCGGACGATTATAAGCGGGATCTTGCTTACTGCAACAGCAATAACGTCTATGATTTTCTTCCACCAGAATTTTTATGCCTATGCGATCTTGATGGCAGTGCTCGGCTTCGGAGCCGGAATGATTTTTCCAGCCATGTATGCGATGGCAGGAAGCGTATGGCCTGCAGGCGGCCGTAAAGCATTTAATGCCGTTTATGTCGCCCAGAATCTCGGGGTGGCAATTGGTGCCGCCGGAGGCGGACTGGTTGCGTCGTATAAATTTGAATACGTATTTATCGCAAACACCGTCATGTACCTTGCGTTTTTAGCGCTCGCTGTTTTTGGATTCAAAGGGATTCAGGACGGGCAGGTTGATCACGGGGCAAGCCCGACAAGTATCCTGAACCATGCTTCTTCCGTAAAGAGCAAAAAACGTCTCCAGGCTTTAATCCTCCTCAGTTTCGGATATTTGCTGGCGTGGATGGGTTATGTGCAGTGGCAATCGACTATTGCTGCATATACACAGGAGCTTAATATTTCGTTAAAGCAATACAGCTTGCTGTGGACGATCAACGGCGCGCTTATTGTTCTTGGCCAGCCGCTCCTCAAATTTGCTGTAGACCGTCGAGTTAAAACAATCAAAGCCCAGATTTTGACAGGGCTTGCCATTTTTATTGCTGCCTTTGCAGTAGCAGGGCAGGCAGTTGAATTCACCGGATTTGCGGCTGCAATGGTCATACTTACAATCGGAGAGATGTTTGTCTGGCCGGCGGTGCCGACCGCAGCTAATGAACTGGCGCCAAAAGGCAGGCAGGGCTTTTACCAGGGGATTGTCAACAGCACGGCGACAGGGGGCCGGATGCTGGGACCTGTACTTGGAGGCCTGGTTGCCGATATGTTTGGCATGCAGATTCTCTTTACCCTCCTGATCGGTTTCTATGCAGCTGCTATGGCTGCAACGATTGTATATGACAGAAAGCTGAAAGAGATTGAAGCCGCCAAGCCCGAGCCTGTCGTTTCAGGAGTATGA
- a CDS encoding DUF2524 family protein, with protein MATRASVDDHIHRAEEVLTFAEKQLNESKKQEHYNEEGYSQAQLELEKLAYDLDTLMQSGNQQQKEQVYRIQLQVRQLQQHMILNEF; from the coding sequence ATGGCGACACGCGCCTCAGTCGATGACCACATCCATCGGGCCGAAGAGGTCTTGACGTTTGCGGAAAAGCAATTAAATGAATCGAAAAAACAGGAGCATTATAACGAAGAAGGGTATTCACAGGCACAGCTTGAGCTTGAAAAGCTTGCATACGATCTTGATACATTAATGCAAAGCGGAAATCAGCAGCAAAAGGAGCAGGTGTACAGAATTCAGCTGCAAGTCCGGCAATTGCAGCAGCATATGATTCTGAACGAGTTTTAA
- a CDS encoding TIGR01212 family radical SAM protein (This family includes YhcC from E. coli K-12, an uncharacterized radical SAM protein.), translated as MKSINPFPYSNDQKRYHTWNYHLRKQFGHKVFKVSLDGGFDCPNRDGTVAHGGCTFCSAAGSGDFAGNRKEDLITQFNTIKDQMHEKWKDGKYMGYFQAFTNTHAPVEELREKFEPILEQEGVVGLSIATRPDCLPDDVVEYLAELNERTYLWIELGLQTVHQETADLINRAHDFKTYVEGVEKLRKHGIRVCSHIINGLPGETPGMMMESARAVAKLDVQGIKIHLLHLLKGTPMVKQYEKGLLKFLSFEEYINLVVDQLEIMPPEMIVHRITGDGPPDLMIGPMWSLKKWEVLNAIDSELERRNSWQGKKYELAGAKAEA; from the coding sequence ATGAAAAGCATCAATCCGTTTCCTTATTCTAATGACCAAAAAAGATACCATACATGGAACTACCATTTGCGCAAGCAGTTTGGACATAAAGTGTTTAAAGTATCCCTTGACGGAGGATTTGATTGCCCAAACAGGGACGGCACCGTCGCACACGGCGGCTGCACATTTTGCAGCGCAGCCGGCTCCGGTGATTTTGCAGGAAACCGGAAAGAAGATCTCATCACACAGTTCAATACGATCAAGGACCAGATGCATGAAAAATGGAAGGACGGCAAGTACATGGGCTACTTCCAGGCATTCACGAATACCCATGCACCTGTTGAAGAGCTGCGCGAAAAATTCGAACCCATTCTTGAACAGGAAGGGGTTGTCGGCCTATCCATCGCCACACGGCCGGATTGCCTTCCGGATGACGTCGTGGAATATCTTGCCGAGTTGAATGAACGGACTTACTTATGGATCGAGCTCGGCCTGCAGACTGTCCATCAGGAAACAGCAGATTTGATCAACCGTGCCCATGATTTCAAAACATATGTTGAGGGCGTCGAAAAACTGCGGAAACACGGCATCAGGGTGTGTTCCCATATCATCAACGGTCTGCCGGGGGAAACACCCGGGATGATGATGGAATCCGCACGTGCAGTAGCAAAGCTTGACGTACAGGGAATCAAGATCCACCTCCTCCATTTGCTGAAAGGCACACCGATGGTCAAGCAATATGAAAAAGGGCTTCTTAAATTCCTGTCTTTCGAAGAATATATCAACCTTGTTGTCGATCAGCTTGAAATCATGCCGCCGGAAATGATTGTCCACCGTATTACAGGGGACGGACCACCCGATTTAATGATCGGCCCAATGTGGAGCTTAAAAAAGTGGGAAGTCCTGAATGCCATTGATTCCGAACTCGAACGCAGAAACAGCTGGCAGGGAAAGAAATACGAACTTGCCGGGGCTAAAGCGGAGGCATGA
- a CDS encoding class I SAM-dependent methyltransferase — protein MLERVIPFAHSLLKEALHPGDTAIDATAGNGHDTVLLAELAGPDGTVFSFDIQEEALAKTLERLKARHLDSRVRLCLDSHSNLKQHIPSEKLNEIQAAIFNLGYLPGGDKSIVTKAESTISSLSQLLDCMKAGGIIILVVYPGHPEGKTERDELLSYVKKLDQQSVSVLQYGFINQKNSPPFVLALEKRA, from the coding sequence ATGCTTGAGCGAGTGATTCCGTTTGCCCACAGCTTGTTAAAAGAAGCATTGCACCCCGGCGATACAGCAATTGATGCGACTGCCGGGAACGGTCATGATACCGTTCTGCTAGCCGAACTGGCCGGTCCGGACGGCACTGTCTTTTCGTTCGACATCCAGGAAGAGGCGCTGGCCAAAACACTGGAGCGTCTAAAAGCCCGGCACCTTGACAGCCGTGTCCGTCTCTGCCTTGACAGCCATAGCAATTTGAAACAGCATATCCCAAGCGAAAAGCTGAATGAAATCCAGGCTGCCATATTTAATCTTGGATACTTGCCCGGGGGTGACAAGTCAATTGTGACAAAGGCGGAATCTACGATTTCCTCCCTTTCCCAGCTTCTCGATTGCATGAAAGCCGGCGGGATCATCATACTTGTCGTTTATCCAGGACATCCTGAAGGGAAAACCGAACGCGACGAACTCTTATCCTATGTAAAAAAACTAGACCAGCAATCCGTCAGCGTTCTTCAATATGGATTCATCAACCAAAAAAACAGCCCTCCTTTTGTGCTTGCGCTCGAGAAAAGGGCCTGA